Proteins encoded in a region of the Campylobacter geochelonis genome:
- a CDS encoding Crp/Fnr family transcriptional regulator yields MQSIDTISKFFSLKDEDKEALKSICISKSYPPNSIIFYQGESPKNLIFLLDGYVGCYHSDDNYKDIFFHIFDFPGLIAEPFTIEQIPYNVNIITFTKAKVVFINYDKFKKLFLSKSEVSQALLKSLCKKIWNYSRFANREKHNDIMGKICYFILHHKELLNAISQQNIAFILNLTPQILSKYLKKLKDEKILEFKQNQWKILDKNRLKNYANILEGY; encoded by the coding sequence TTGCAAAGTATAGATACGATAAGCAAATTTTTTAGTCTAAAAGATGAAGATAAAGAGGCGCTAAAATCAATTTGCATAAGCAAATCCTACCCACCAAACAGCATTATTTTTTATCAAGGCGAGAGCCCTAAAAATCTTATATTTTTATTAGATGGATACGTTGGATGCTATCATAGTGATGATAATTATAAGGATATTTTCTTTCATATTTTTGATTTTCCTGGACTTATCGCAGAGCCTTTTACTATCGAGCAAATCCCATATAACGTTAATATCATCACATTTACAAAGGCAAAAGTAGTTTTTATAAACTATGATAAATTTAAAAAACTTTTTTTAAGCAAAAGTGAGGTTTCGCAAGCTTTGCTTAAGTCGTTGTGTAAGAAAATTTGGAACTACTCTCGCTTTGCAAACAGAGAAAAGCACAATGATATTATGGGTAAAATTTGCTATTTTATCCTACACCACAAAGAGCTTTTAAACGCGATTTCGCAGCAAAACATAGCCTTTATACTAAATTTAACACCTCAAATTCTAAGCAAATACTTAAAAAAATTAAAAGATGAAAAAATTTTAGAATTCAAACAAAATCAATGGAAAATTTTAGATAAAAATAGACTAAAAAACTATGCAAACATTTTAGAGGGTTATTAA
- a CDS encoding aryl-sulfate sulfotransferase — translation MKKVLSSVVAAIALIAVAPSTVMAIGGPSGAKIDYMLQGQIGEVIMNPYEIAPLTAIIRNGGYVLKNASVRIVPKEGGQEIKYKVSDKHLLTHGGIPVFGLYPNYVTSVEVEYDRFLADKKEHFKETYKIYAPNVYAEPTGTQLQTAGFFEKANIVKVDPKFKDRLYLVNNLMEKTGKGAKVVWNNPTGGALEWDFNSHNFIIDTTGEIRWFLFTPPIHDLRSVVKSGNMMGFKQNDDGALSWGFGQRYVKYDILGRVIFNRELPFNYNDFSHSMDDSPNGNYFLRVASSNLKKLDGKNVRTVRDVVIEVDKDGVVQDEWRMFDILDPYRDVNFKVLDQGAVCLNIDASQAGKTLSAKDLEALDKSDKFGDIVGSGAGRNWLHANSVDHDAEDDSIIISSRHQSAIIKIGRDKKVKWILGSPEGWSDKYKPYLLTPVDSKGNKIDCGESGSKCPGYESEGGGFDWTWTQHTAFKIDEKSKGDIIYVSAFDNGDSRGMEQPALPSMKYSRGVIYKIDQKKMSVEQVWEYGKQRGNGFYSPVTSLTEYQADKDSVFIYSATAGGEFDFQTGGMKSQPNPFLLEFKYGEKEPAVEIQLMNTAGYQAMPFSVQKAFK, via the coding sequence GTGAAAAAAGTTTTATCTTCAGTTGTGGCGGCGATTGCTCTTATAGCAGTTGCGCCTAGTACGGTTATGGCGATAGGTGGTCCAAGTGGCGCTAAGATTGATTATATGTTACAAGGTCAAATCGGCGAAGTTATCATGAATCCTTACGAAATAGCGCCATTAACAGCGATAATTAGAAATGGCGGCTACGTTTTAAAAAATGCTTCGGTTAGAATAGTGCCAAAAGAGGGCGGTCAAGAGATAAAATACAAAGTATCTGATAAACATCTTTTAACTCATGGTGGAATTCCGGTTTTTGGGCTTTATCCAAACTATGTAACTAGCGTTGAAGTTGAGTATGACAGGTTTTTAGCTGATAAAAAAGAGCATTTTAAAGAAACTTATAAAATTTACGCGCCAAATGTCTATGCAGAGCCAACTGGCACACAGCTTCAAACGGCTGGATTTTTCGAAAAAGCAAATATAGTAAAGGTTGATCCTAAATTTAAAGATAGACTTTATCTTGTAAATAACTTGATGGAAAAAACAGGAAAAGGCGCAAAAGTAGTTTGGAACAATCCGACTGGTGGAGCGCTAGAATGGGATTTTAACTCGCATAATTTTATAATTGATACTACTGGTGAGATAAGATGGTTTTTGTTTACCCCGCCAATCCATGATTTAAGAAGCGTAGTAAAATCTGGAAATATGATGGGCTTTAAACAAAACGATGATGGCGCTTTGAGTTGGGGATTTGGTCAAAGATATGTAAAATATGATATTTTAGGTAGGGTTATTTTTAACCGTGAGCTTCCATTTAACTACAACGACTTTTCTCACTCTATGGATGACTCACCAAATGGCAACTACTTTTTAAGAGTTGCAAGCTCAAATTTAAAAAAGCTTGATGGCAAAAACGTTCGAACAGTTAGAGATGTCGTTATAGAAGTTGATAAAGATGGCGTTGTTCAAGATGAGTGGAGGATGTTTGATATACTTGATCCTTATAGAGATGTAAATTTTAAAGTCTTAGATCAAGGCGCGGTTTGTCTAAATATCGATGCTTCACAAGCTGGAAAAACACTAAGTGCCAAAGATCTTGAGGCACTAGATAAAAGTGATAAATTTGGCGATATAGTTGGCTCTGGCGCTGGTAGGAACTGGCTTCATGCAAACAGCGTTGATCACGATGCAGAGGATGATAGCATTATCATATCTTCACGCCATCAAAGCGCTATAATCAAAATCGGCAGAGATAAAAAGGTTAAATGGATTTTAGGTTCGCCAGAGGGTTGGAGTGATAAGTATAAACCATATTTACTAACTCCAGTTGATAGCAAAGGCAACAAGATTGATTGTGGTGAAAGTGGTTCAAAATGTCCTGGTTATGAGAGTGAAGGGGGTGGATTTGACTGGACTTGGACTCAACACACAGCATTTAAAATCGATGAAAAATCAAAAGGAGATATCATATATGTAAGCGCGTTTGATAATGGCGATAGCCGTGGTATGGAGCAACCCGCACTTCCATCTATGAAATATAGTCGTGGTGTAATTTATAAAATAGATCAAAAAAAGATGAGCGTAGAGCAGGTTTGGGAATATGGAAAACAAAGAGGAAATGGCTTTTATAGCCCAGTAACTTCTCTAACAGAGTATCAAGCAGACAAAGACTCTGTATTTATCTACTCTGCAACGGCTGGTGGGGAATTTGACTTTCAAACTGGCGGTATGAAGTCTCAACCAAATCCATTTTTACTTGAATTTAAATATGGAGAAAAAGAGCCAGCAGTTGAAATTCAGCTAATGAATACCGCTGGTTATCAAGCTATGCCTTTTAGCGTGCAAAAAGCGTTTAAGTAG